A region of Methyloversatilis discipulorum DNA encodes the following proteins:
- the ftsZ gene encoding cell division protein FtsZ — MFEILDKEPVGAVIKVIGVGGAGGNAVDHMIREGVNGVEFIAANTDGMALTRNLAPVKIQLGKNGRGAGAKPEVGRTAAEEYREHIADQLRGAEMVFITAGMGGGTGTGAAPIVAEVAKEMGILTVAVVTKPFDYENRMRAAESGIDELARHVDSLIVVLNEKLMEVLGEDASLEDGFKAADNVLRNAVGGIAEIINIPGLVNVDFQDVRTVMGEMGRAMMGSAEAAGMDRARIAAEQAVASPLLEGVELSGARGVLVNITASRSLKMKEVKDAMETVRAFAAEGAHVIFGTVFDDSMEDRLRVTVVATGLGAPRAMSSKPPMTIIRTGTDDVAMPAAAMGTDYSHLDIPAVMRGRGGRTASSAVEAMRANGVETLDIPAFLRKQAD; from the coding sequence ATGTTCGAGATTCTCGACAAGGAACCGGTGGGTGCAGTGATCAAGGTGATCGGCGTCGGTGGAGCCGGCGGCAACGCGGTTGATCACATGATCCGTGAAGGTGTGAACGGCGTCGAATTCATCGCCGCCAACACCGACGGCATGGCACTCACCCGCAACCTCGCCCCGGTCAAGATCCAGCTCGGCAAGAACGGCCGCGGCGCCGGCGCCAAGCCGGAAGTGGGCCGCACCGCCGCCGAGGAATATCGCGAACACATCGCCGATCAGCTGCGCGGTGCCGAGATGGTGTTCATCACCGCCGGCATGGGCGGCGGCACTGGCACCGGCGCCGCCCCCATCGTCGCTGAAGTGGCGAAGGAGATGGGCATCCTGACCGTCGCCGTCGTCACCAAGCCCTTCGACTACGAAAACCGGATGCGCGCCGCTGAATCCGGCATCGACGAACTCGCCCGCCACGTCGACTCCCTCATCGTCGTGCTGAACGAGAAGCTGATGGAAGTCCTCGGTGAGGACGCCAGCCTGGAAGACGGTTTCAAGGCTGCCGACAACGTGCTGCGCAACGCCGTCGGCGGCATCGCCGAAATCATCAACATCCCGGGTCTGGTGAACGTCGACTTCCAGGACGTGCGCACGGTGATGGGTGAAATGGGCCGCGCGATGATGGGCTCGGCCGAAGCCGCCGGCATGGACCGCGCACGCATCGCTGCCGAACAGGCCGTCGCCAGCCCGCTGCTCGAAGGTGTCGAGCTGTCGGGCGCCCGCGGCGTGCTGGTCAACATCACCGCCAGCCGCTCGCTGAAGATGAAGGAAGTGAAGGACGCGATGGAAACGGTGCGTGCCTTCGCCGCCGAAGGCGCCCACGTCATCTTCGGCACGGTGTTCGACGATTCGATGGAAGACCGCCTGCGCGTGACCGTGGTTGCCACCGGCCTCGGCGCTCCGCGCGCGATGAGCAGCAAGCCGCCGATGACCATCATCCGCACCGGCACCGACGACGTCGCCATGCCGGCCGCCGCGATGGGCACCGACTACTCGCACCTCGACATCCCGGCCGTGATGCGCGGCCGTGGCGGTCGCACCGCATCGAGCGCGGTCGAAGCCATGCGCGCCAACGGCGTCGAAACGCTGGATATTCCGGCCTTCCTGCGCAAGCAGGCCGACTGA
- the lpxC gene encoding UDP-3-O-acyl-N-acetylglucosamine deacetylase, producing MIRQRTLRSIVRATGVGLHSGLKVNLELRPAPADTGVVFRRVDLDPPVELRADPHAVGDTRLASCIGREGATISTVEHLMSALAGLGIDNVFVDVDAPELPIMDGSASTFVYLIQQAGIVEQAAAKKFVRVLQTVEVKDGDKWARLDPYEGFSLEFSIEFRHPAIERTGTQVKVDFAHQSYIDDVARARTFGFMHEVEYLRQNGLAQGGSLENAIVMDEYRVLNSDGLRYADEFVKHKVLDAIGDLYILGHPLLAAFSAHKSGHALNNALLHALLAQEGAWEWASFDQPAQTPPAVSNQYRPLVDDAGSAPAFA from the coding sequence ATGATCCGGCAACGTACCCTCCGTTCGATCGTCCGCGCCACCGGCGTCGGACTGCACTCCGGCCTCAAGGTCAATCTCGAACTGCGCCCCGCCCCGGCGGATACCGGCGTCGTGTTCCGTCGCGTCGACCTCGATCCGCCGGTCGAACTGCGAGCCGACCCGCACGCGGTCGGTGACACGCGTCTGGCCTCCTGCATCGGCCGCGAAGGCGCCACGATCTCGACGGTCGAGCACCTGATGTCGGCGCTTGCCGGCCTTGGCATCGACAATGTTTTCGTCGATGTCGACGCACCCGAACTGCCCATCATGGACGGCTCGGCTTCCACCTTCGTCTATCTGATCCAGCAGGCCGGCATCGTCGAGCAGGCAGCGGCGAAGAAGTTCGTCCGCGTGCTGCAGACCGTCGAGGTGAAGGACGGCGACAAGTGGGCGCGACTCGACCCGTACGAAGGTTTCAGCCTCGAATTCTCGATCGAATTCCGCCACCCGGCGATCGAACGCACCGGCACGCAGGTCAAGGTCGATTTCGCCCACCAGTCCTATATCGACGACGTCGCCCGGGCGCGCACCTTCGGCTTCATGCACGAAGTCGAATACCTGCGACAGAACGGTCTCGCCCAAGGCGGCAGCCTGGAAAACGCGATCGTGATGGACGAGTACCGCGTGCTCAACAGCGACGGCCTGCGTTACGCCGACGAATTCGTGAAGCACAAGGTGCTGGACGCCATCGGCGACCTGTACATCCTCGGTCACCCGCTGCTTGCCGCCTTCAGCGCACACAAGTCCGGCCACGCGCTGAACAACGCGCTGCTGCATGCGCTGCTGGCGCAGGAGGGTGCATGGGAGTGGGCGAGCTTCGACCAGCCGGCACAGACGCCGCCCGCGGTGTCGAACCAGTACCGTCCGCTGGTCGACGACGCCGGCTCGGCGCCCGCCTTCGCCTGA
- a CDS encoding DciA family protein encodes MSARRLHDHLNAQDSLANLASHVRQIARVQRAYEKFLPTELTQVSRVLNVKQGVVVVSASSGAVAHRLKQLLPSARLALQESCGEVTEVRVKVQAFDPPRITAPVSPRPVSESARRELLSGAAALDPSSPLRSALELLVARAKAKG; translated from the coding sequence ATGTCTGCCCGTCGCCTGCACGACCATCTCAATGCACAGGACTCGCTGGCAAATCTGGCGTCGCACGTCAGACAGATCGCCCGCGTGCAGAGAGCCTACGAAAAATTCCTGCCAACCGAACTGACGCAGGTCAGTCGGGTGCTGAACGTGAAGCAGGGTGTCGTGGTGGTCAGCGCGTCTTCTGGCGCTGTTGCCCACCGGCTGAAGCAGTTGCTGCCCAGCGCAAGGCTGGCACTGCAGGAAAGTTGCGGCGAGGTTACCGAAGTCAGGGTGAAGGTGCAAGCATTTGATCCGCCTCGGATTACTGCCCCGGTTTCGCCCCGGCCGGTCAGCGAATCGGCGCGTCGCGAGCTGCTTTCCGGGGCTGCGGCGCTCGACCCGTCGAGCCCGCTGCGCAGTGCGCTGGAGCTGCTGGTCGCGCGCGCCAAAGCTAAAGGATGA
- a CDS encoding M23 family metallopeptidase, translating into MQIILVSDRLTTAKAITIRPWHLAGALFAFTVLVFMLASAFSFITLKHASEWRLPVIDELITAARNEEIQRSEQFVRENLNTMAVKLGQMQAQLIQLDTLGTRLAKLAGVKAPEPVVNSAPPGRGGPLINENTLSADELEAQMKQFSDLLAQQDDYLGVIESELLLDQATLSLVPSTLPVNGGTWNASGFGWRIDPFNGSRAMHEGVDFVAEVGTPIIAAAAGVVTTASFHPQYGNMVEIDHGRDLVTRYAHASKLLVTPGTLVRRGQKIAEVGSTGRSTGPHLHFEVRVKDVAQNPNRFLELARKALPANARQASVGTHAH; encoded by the coding sequence GTGCAGATTATTCTGGTTTCCGACCGCCTGACAACCGCCAAGGCCATCACCATCCGGCCGTGGCACCTCGCAGGCGCACTGTTCGCCTTCACGGTACTCGTTTTCATGCTCGCCTCGGCGTTCTCGTTCATCACGCTGAAGCACGCCAGCGAGTGGCGACTGCCGGTGATCGACGAACTGATTACCGCGGCGCGCAACGAGGAAATCCAGCGCAGCGAACAGTTCGTGCGCGAGAACCTGAACACGATGGCGGTCAAGCTCGGCCAGATGCAGGCGCAGCTGATACAGCTCGACACGCTGGGCACCCGCCTGGCCAAGCTCGCGGGCGTCAAGGCGCCCGAACCGGTCGTCAACAGCGCGCCCCCCGGTCGCGGCGGTCCGCTGATCAACGAGAACACGCTTTCTGCCGACGAACTGGAAGCGCAGATGAAGCAGTTCTCGGATCTGCTCGCGCAGCAGGACGACTACCTCGGCGTGATCGAATCGGAACTGCTGCTCGATCAGGCCACCCTGTCGCTGGTGCCCTCCACGCTGCCGGTCAACGGCGGCACCTGGAACGCCTCCGGTTTCGGCTGGCGCATCGACCCTTTCAACGGCTCGCGCGCAATGCACGAGGGCGTCGACTTCGTCGCCGAGGTGGGCACGCCCATCATCGCCGCTGCCGCAGGCGTCGTGACCACGGCCAGTTTCCACCCGCAGTACGGCAACATGGTCGAGATCGATCACGGCCGCGATCTGGTCACCCGCTACGCACACGCGAGCAAGCTTCTGGTCACGCCCGGTACCCTGGTGCGTCGTGGCCAGAAGATCGCCGAGGTCGGCAGCACCGGTCGCTCGACCGGCCCGCACCTGCACTTCGAAGTGCGCGTCAAGGACGTCGCGCAGAACCCCAACCGTTTCCTCGAACTGGCGCGCAAGGCGCTGCCCGCGAACGCGCGGCAGGCCTCGGTCGGTACCCACGCGCACTGA
- the secA gene encoding preprotein translocase subunit SecA, producing MIASLFTKLFGSRNDRLLKKYRPVIARINALESELSGLTDEALTAKTAEFRQRLADGQTLDDLLPEAFAVVREASKRVHGMRHFDVQLVGGIMLHSGKIAEMRTGEGKTLTATLPVYLNALSGKGVHVVTVNDYLASRDAEQMGKLYGFLGMTTGVNLSRMPHDLKQAAYASDITYGTNNEFGFDYLRDNMVYSQGERVQRGLNFAIVDEVDSILIDEARTPLIISGQADDHTDLYVKLNAVAPLLTRCEVEDGPGDYWVDEKAHTVLLTEAGHENAEEILVQHGLLEAGRSLYEPANITLVHFLYASLRAHNLYFRDQQYVVQNGEIIIVDEFTGRLMPGRRWSDGLHQAVEAKEGVQIQAENQTLASITFQNYFRMYGKLAGMTGTADTEAYEFHQIYGLETVVIPTHRPMIRKDMNDLVYRTAKEKYAAVIADIKDCHERGQPVLVGTTSIESSELLSGLLNKEKLPHQVLNAKQHEREAEIVAQAGRPGVITIATNMAGRGTDIVLGGNVEKQVQALEQDQSMGDADRAARVEKLRSEWQSLHEQVIAAGGLHIIGTERHESRRIDNQLRGRSGRQGDPGSSRFYLSLEDPLMRIFGGERLNAIMLRLKMPEGEAIEHAMVNRSLESAQRKVEQRNFDIRKQLLEYDDVSNDQRKVIYEQRNALLEADNISETIGAMRHSVLDDTFRQYVPAESVEEQWDLAGAQAAFLSEFRIDAPFAEWLAAEPNLADEDLLKRAQDLSDEQYAVKVALVGADSFGQFERNVMLQSLDSHWREHLAALDHLRQGIHLRGYAQKNPKQEYKREAFELFESLLDQVRGEVTRVLMNVEIRSPEQIEESEPTPPPLDNMRFTHADFDPSMAGEGVDPLAPPAGNNAPAQPAATGPKVGRNDPCPCGSGKKYKQCHGRLA from the coding sequence ATGATTGCATCCCTGTTCACCAAGCTGTTCGGCAGCCGCAACGATCGCCTGCTGAAGAAATACCGTCCGGTCATCGCCCGCATCAACGCACTGGAATCCGAACTGTCCGGATTGACTGACGAAGCCCTCACCGCCAAGACCGCCGAGTTCCGGCAGCGTCTGGCCGACGGGCAAACCCTCGACGACCTGCTGCCCGAAGCCTTCGCCGTGGTGCGCGAGGCGAGCAAGCGGGTGCACGGCATGCGCCACTTCGACGTGCAGCTGGTCGGCGGCATCATGCTGCACTCGGGCAAGATCGCCGAAATGCGCACCGGCGAAGGCAAGACGCTGACCGCGACCCTGCCGGTCTATCTGAATGCGCTGTCCGGCAAGGGCGTGCATGTGGTGACGGTGAACGACTACCTCGCCAGCCGCGATGCCGAACAGATGGGCAAGCTCTACGGCTTCCTCGGCATGACGACCGGCGTGAACCTCTCGCGCATGCCGCACGACCTGAAGCAGGCCGCCTACGCATCGGACATCACCTACGGCACGAACAACGAATTCGGCTTCGACTACCTGCGCGACAACATGGTGTATTCGCAGGGCGAGCGCGTGCAGCGCGGCCTGAACTTCGCCATCGTCGACGAGGTGGACTCCATCCTGATCGACGAGGCGCGCACGCCGCTCATCATTTCCGGTCAGGCCGACGATCACACCGACCTCTATGTGAAGCTCAACGCGGTCGCGCCGCTGCTGACCCGCTGCGAGGTCGAGGACGGCCCGGGCGACTACTGGGTCGACGAGAAGGCGCACACGGTGCTGCTGACCGAAGCCGGTCACGAGAACGCCGAAGAAATCCTGGTCCAGCACGGCCTGCTCGAAGCCGGCCGCAGCCTGTACGAGCCGGCCAACATCACGCTGGTGCACTTCCTCTACGCCAGCCTGCGCGCGCACAACCTGTATTTCCGCGACCAGCAGTACGTGGTGCAGAACGGCGAAATCATCATCGTTGACGAGTTCACCGGGCGCCTGATGCCGGGCCGTCGCTGGTCCGACGGCCTGCACCAGGCGGTCGAAGCGAAGGAAGGCGTGCAGATCCAGGCCGAGAACCAGACACTCGCCTCGATCACCTTCCAGAACTACTTCCGCATGTACGGCAAGCTGGCCGGCATGACCGGTACGGCCGATACCGAAGCCTACGAATTCCACCAGATCTACGGTCTGGAAACCGTCGTGATCCCGACCCACCGGCCGATGATCCGCAAGGACATGAACGACCTGGTGTATCGCACGGCCAAGGAAAAGTACGCGGCGGTGATCGCCGACATCAAGGACTGCCACGAACGCGGCCAGCCGGTGCTGGTCGGCACCACCTCGATCGAAAGCTCGGAGCTGCTGTCCGGTCTTCTGAACAAGGAAAAGCTGCCGCACCAGGTGCTGAATGCCAAGCAGCACGAGCGCGAGGCCGAGATCGTCGCCCAGGCCGGCCGGCCGGGCGTGATCACCATCGCCACCAATATGGCTGGTCGCGGTACCGACATCGTGCTCGGCGGAAATGTCGAGAAGCAGGTACAGGCGCTGGAACAGGACCAGAGCATGGGCGACGCCGACCGCGCCGCACGCGTCGAGAAGCTGCGCAGCGAATGGCAGTCGCTGCACGAACAGGTGATCGCCGCCGGCGGCCTGCACATCATCGGTACCGAACGCCACGAATCGCGCCGCATCGACAACCAGCTGCGCGGTCGCTCCGGCCGCCAGGGCGATCCGGGCTCGTCGCGCTTCTACCTGTCGCTGGAAGATCCGCTGATGCGCATCTTCGGCGGCGAACGACTGAACGCCATCATGCTGCGGCTGAAGATGCCGGAAGGCGAGGCGATCGAGCACGCGATGGTGAATCGTTCGCTCGAATCGGCGCAGCGCAAGGTCGAACAGCGCAACTTCGACATCCGCAAGCAGCTGCTCGAATACGACGACGTGTCGAACGACCAGCGCAAAGTCATCTACGAACAGCGCAACGCGCTGCTCGAAGCGGACAATATTTCGGAAACCATCGGCGCGATGCGCCACAGCGTGCTCGACGACACCTTCCGTCAGTACGTGCCGGCGGAAAGCGTCGAGGAGCAGTGGGATCTGGCCGGCGCCCAGGCCGCCTTCCTGTCCGAGTTCCGTATCGACGCGCCGTTCGCGGAATGGCTGGCGGCCGAGCCCAACCTCGCCGACGAAGACCTGCTCAAGCGCGCGCAGGACCTGTCGGACGAACAGTACGCGGTCAAGGTCGCGCTGGTCGGCGCCGATTCCTTCGGCCAGTTCGAACGCAACGTGATGCTGCAGAGCCTGGACAGCCACTGGCGCGAACACCTCGCCGCGCTCGACCACCTGCGCCAGGGCATCCATCTGCGCGGCTATGCGCAGAAGAACCCGAAGCAGGAATACAAGCGCGAAGCTTTCGAACTGTTCGAAAGCCTGCTCGACCAGGTGCGCGGCGAAGTCACCCGCGTGCTGATGAACGTCGAAATCCGCTCGCCGGAACAGATCGAGGAAAGCGAGCCGACCCCACCGCCGCTCGACAACATGCGTTTCACCCACGCCGACTTCGACCCGTCGATGGCCGGCGAAGGCGTGGACCCGCTGGCGCCGCCGGCCGGCAACAACGCGCCAGCGCAGCCGGCTGCCACGGGCCCCAAGGTCGGTCGCAACGACCCCTGCCCCTGCGGCTCGGGCAAGAAGTACAAGCAGTGCCACGGCCGCCTCGCCTGA
- a CDS encoding aminotransferase class I/II-fold pyridoxal phosphate-dependent enzyme gives MKTSQRAQSISPFFAMEIGKQAAALEAQGHRVIKLNIGEPDFGAPPAVIGAMRDMMDGRPLPYTAALGLPELRQAIAGFYRQMHGVDVPASRIVVTAGASAALLLLTAALVDPGDEVIVGDPSYPCNRQFLGSFGARVKLVPTTAATRYQLDAATVQANWSDATRGLMLATPSNPTGTAVPPAELAAICDWARRHDAWRIIDEIYLNLQDADAQGRPAQTVLASDPDACVINSFSKYFGMTGWRLGWCVVPENMVAVVERLAQNYYICPPTPAQFAALACFTPESIAVCEARRSEFAQRRAQVIAGLADIGLPVDVPPDGAFYAWFDVRHTGLDAWTFCQRALQEAHVALTPGRDFSELDPQRHVRLSCAASADDLTEGLSRLGRFVSGLRS, from the coding sequence ATGAAAACATCGCAACGCGCTCAGTCGATATCACCCTTCTTCGCGATGGAGATCGGCAAGCAGGCCGCCGCACTCGAAGCGCAGGGCCATCGCGTGATCAAGCTGAACATCGGCGAACCCGACTTCGGCGCGCCGCCAGCAGTCATCGGCGCGATGCGCGACATGATGGACGGGCGCCCCCTGCCCTATACCGCCGCGCTCGGCCTGCCCGAACTGCGACAGGCCATCGCCGGCTTCTACCGGCAGATGCACGGCGTCGACGTGCCCGCCTCGCGCATCGTCGTCACCGCCGGCGCCTCCGCCGCGCTGCTGCTGCTCACCGCAGCGCTGGTCGATCCGGGCGACGAAGTGATCGTCGGCGACCCGTCCTATCCCTGCAACCGGCAGTTCCTCGGCAGCTTCGGCGCACGCGTGAAGCTCGTCCCGACGACGGCCGCGACGCGCTACCAGCTCGACGCCGCGACCGTGCAGGCGAACTGGAGCGACGCCACCCGTGGGCTCATGCTGGCCACGCCGTCGAATCCGACCGGCACCGCAGTACCGCCGGCCGAGCTCGCGGCCATCTGCGACTGGGCGCGCCGCCACGATGCGTGGCGCATCATCGATGAAATCTATCTGAACCTGCAGGACGCCGACGCGCAGGGACGGCCGGCGCAGACCGTGCTGGCCAGCGACCCCGACGCCTGCGTCATCAACAGCTTTTCCAAGTACTTCGGCATGACCGGCTGGCGCCTCGGCTGGTGTGTGGTGCCGGAAAACATGGTGGCTGTGGTCGAACGGCTGGCGCAGAACTACTACATCTGCCCGCCGACGCCGGCACAGTTCGCCGCACTCGCCTGCTTCACGCCGGAATCGATCGCGGTCTGCGAGGCGCGCCGCAGTGAATTCGCGCAGCGTCGCGCGCAGGTGATCGCGGGTCTGGCCGACATCGGACTGCCGGTCGACGTGCCGCCAGACGGCGCCTTCTACGCCTGGTTCGACGTGCGCCACACCGGGCTCGACGCCTGGACCTTCTGCCAGCGCGCGCTGCAGGAGGCCCACGTTGCGCTGACGCCCGGACGCGACTTCAGCGAACTCGACCCGCAGCGCCACGTCCGCCTGTCCTGCGCCGCCTCGGCCGACGACCTGACGGAAGGGCTGTCACGCTTGGGCCGCTTCGTTAGTGGCCTGCGGTCGTGA
- a CDS encoding DUF3025 domain-containing protein, with amino-acid sequence MTERGLPVSFAADAAAEGGYEARVAATGHVATRDANWHDLFNALVWLRYPRIKGAMNARHCNEIDNRPGGDRGPVRDALTQFDEDGLVLVTDDATLIDALRSHRWREALFERRRSVERATLHVIGHALMEKALAPHFGLCAKALYLHADEAPIDVKTLDDWLAARIADGRWPQSPRDLKPLPVLGLPGMTPANTDPAYFDDSRQFRPLPAKRR; translated from the coding sequence ATGACCGAGCGCGGCCTGCCCGTCTCCTTCGCTGCGGACGCCGCTGCGGAAGGCGGCTACGAAGCCCGCGTCGCTGCCACCGGCCATGTCGCCACCCGGGACGCGAACTGGCATGACCTGTTCAACGCGCTGGTCTGGCTGCGCTACCCGCGCATCAAGGGAGCGATGAACGCGCGCCACTGCAACGAGATCGACAACCGCCCCGGCGGCGATCGCGGGCCGGTGCGCGACGCGCTGACCCAGTTCGACGAGGACGGGCTGGTGCTGGTGACGGACGACGCAACGCTGATCGACGCGCTGCGTTCGCACCGCTGGCGCGAGGCGCTGTTCGAGCGGCGGCGCTCGGTCGAGCGCGCGACGCTGCACGTGATCGGCCACGCCCTGATGGAGAAGGCGCTGGCGCCGCATTTCGGCCTGTGCGCGAAGGCGCTCTACCTGCATGCCGACGAGGCGCCGATCGATGTGAAGACGCTCGACGACTGGCTGGCAGCGCGGATTGCGGACGGCCGCTGGCCGCAGTCACCGCGCGACCTGAAGCCGCTTCCGGTGCTCGGACTGCCTGGCATGACGCCCGCCAATACCGACCCTGCGTATTTCGACGACAGCCGTCAGTTCAGGCCGCTGCCGGCGAAGCGACGGTAA
- the pyrC gene encoding dihydroorotase: MNRLTLTRPDDWHLHLRDGAALMAVLPDTARRFARAIVMPNLRPPVTTVALAGAYRERILAAHAATPGLPAFEPLMTLYLTDNTSPDEINRACDSGFVKAVKLYPAGATTNSDSGVTDVARCDAALARMAERGLPLLIHGEVTDGDVDVFDREAVFIERVLRPLLARHPALRVVFEHITTKDAAEFVAAAGDNIAATVTAHHLLMNRNAIFAGGVRPHHYCLPVLKREVHREALVAAVTSGNRRFFLGTDSAPHAKGAKEAACGCAGCYTSHAGIELYAEAFDAVGALDRLEAFASFNGPDWYGLPRNTSQITLLRESWEVKASQEFADGDVLVPLRAGERVAWRIE; this comes from the coding sequence TTGAACCGACTGACCCTCACCCGCCCCGACGACTGGCACCTGCATCTGCGCGATGGCGCAGCCCTGATGGCGGTGCTGCCGGACACCGCGCGCCGCTTCGCGCGCGCCATCGTGATGCCGAACCTGCGCCCGCCGGTCACCACGGTGGCGCTGGCCGGCGCCTATCGTGAGCGCATCCTGGCCGCGCACGCGGCCACGCCGGGTCTGCCGGCCTTCGAGCCGCTGATGACGCTCTACCTGACCGACAACACCTCGCCCGACGAGATCAACCGCGCCTGCGACAGCGGCTTCGTCAAGGCGGTAAAGCTCTACCCGGCGGGCGCCACCACCAATTCCGATTCCGGCGTGACAGACGTGGCGCGCTGCGATGCCGCGCTGGCGCGCATGGCCGAGCGTGGCCTGCCGCTGCTGATCCACGGCGAAGTGACCGACGGCGACGTCGATGTGTTCGACCGCGAGGCGGTGTTCATCGAGCGCGTGCTGCGTCCGCTGCTCGCACGGCACCCGGCGCTGCGCGTGGTGTTCGAGCACATCACGACGAAGGACGCGGCGGAATTCGTCGCCGCGGCCGGCGACAACATCGCCGCCACCGTCACCGCCCATCACCTGCTGATGAACCGCAACGCCATCTTCGCCGGTGGCGTGCGGCCGCATCATTACTGCCTGCCGGTGTTGAAGCGCGAGGTGCATCGCGAGGCGCTGGTGGCCGCGGTCACCTCCGGCAATCGCCGCTTCTTCCTCGGCACCGATTCGGCGCCGCACGCCAAGGGCGCCAAGGAAGCCGCCTGCGGCTGTGCCGGCTGCTACACCTCGCACGCCGGCATCGAGCTGTACGCGGAAGCGTTCGATGCCGTCGGCGCGCTCGACCGGCTGGAGGCGTTTGCCAGCTTCAACGGTCCGGACTGGTACGGCCTGCCGCGCAATACGTCGCAGATCACGCTGCTCCGCGAGTCGTGGGAGGTCAAGGCCAGCCAGGAATTTGCCGATGGTGATGTACTGGTGCCGCTGCGCGCGGGTGAGCGCGTGGCCTGGCGAATCGAGTGA